The genomic interval AAACTTTGTGGCCAAAATTGCTTGCTGACTCTCGAGGTAATTGTACCTCCCACCAACAACACCAAGTAGCAAACGAACTTGTGAAGTTCCCTTTAAGGAAAGGAAACAAAGAAAAGCGATAAATACTGTCTTTTTTATCATCGTTGCAAAGTTGGGCAAGACTTGGCTTACAATCAATACAGCATATGCCGTACTTTTCCGTTTATTTTCAGTTAGAGAATGGGCTAATTAGTTCCAGTCAAAACTTGCACTTTTTTAACAAGCTTCCTGTTCTAAAAAGGACATTCTCAGCAAAAATTAGTAACTTTGCATCCAATATTTTACGTTTGGAAACAGTATACATTACCCGAAGAGAACATTTTAACGCAGCCCATAAATTGTGGCGTGAAGAATGGTCTGATGAAAAAAATGAAGAAGTTTTTGGTAAGTGCAGCAATAAAAACTGGCATGGACACAACTTTGAATTATTCGTCACGGTAAAAGGAGAACCAAATCCGGAAACGGGTTTTGTTATCAACTTGAAAGACTTGAGTGTGATCATCAAAGAATTGGTCATCGAAGAAGTAGATCACAAAAATTTGAACCTAGATGTTCCGTTTCTAAAAGGGAAACTGGCTTCTACTGAAAATTTAGCCATTGAAATTTGGAAAATTATCGATGCTCCCATTCAAGAAGCTGGTGGTCAATTGTGTAAAATCAAGTTGGTAGAAACTGAAAACAATTACGTCGAATATTTTGGTGGAAAAGAACCGTTTTAAAACAAGTTCAAAAGATTCAAATCTTCTTCGCTCTAAGAGCTTTGAAGGTTCAAAGAGTTTAAAAGATTCAATTTGAACATTTGAACATTTGAACATTTGAACATTTGAACATTTGAACATTTGAACATTTGAACATTTGAACATTTAGCAAAAAATACATACTATCATGAGCGATTTTCATTACAACGACGACACAACGGAAAACATTTCAACTATTTACAAATCGATTCTTTCTCAAATTGGCGAAAATCCAGAGCGTGAAGGCTTACTAAAAACTCCCGAACGCGTAGCAAAAGCATTGCAATTTTTAACGCAAGGATACGACATTAAACCAGCTGACATTTTAAAAAGCGCTTTGTTTCACGAAGAATATTCGGAAATGGTGATTGTGAAAGACATTGAAGTTTATTCAATGTGTGAGCATCACATGCTTCCTTTTTTTGGAAAAGCACACATTGCCTATATTCCAAACGGAACAATCGTTGGATTGAGCAAAATTCCACGAGTAGTGGATGCTTTTAGCAGAAGATTACAAGTTCAGGAGCGTTTGACGATTGAAATTCGCGATTGCATCCAAGAAACATTGAAACCAAAAGGTGTTGCAGTTGTTTTGGAATGTCAGCACATGTGTATGCAAATGCGCGGCGTACAGAAACAAAATTCGGTAACGACTTCCAGTGCATTTACTGGCTTATTTTTAAGCAACGATTCAACTAGAAAAGAGTTTATTAATTTAGTACAAGCAAAATTGCATTAAACCAAAACAACTAACACCCCTAAATTACATGATTAGAAACACCACTTTTTTAATCCTTTCGTTTTTCTTTTTTTTGTGCACTCAGATTGTATTGGGAGCAGAAAAGCTCACTTTTTCTTTGGAGAAAATAGTCATACATGTTAATTCTATTGATTCTTATCACACGACCAATTATTTTGAAGGAGCAAATGAAACAGATTCGGAACAGCGCTTTTACTTTTCGATTGTTGAAACAGAAACGCTTTTATCTAAACAAGGTTCTTTCACAGTAAATGGAAAAACAAAACGGGTTAATTTCGAGTCAAATCTAACCATTTCTACCATCAGTTGGGGAAATGTATTCAATGGAGTTAGAACTTACAGTTTCTTGGTGCCGCCCAATTCCTTGTTTAAATTTGAATACCAAACGGCCGCTACTGAAACAATTTTCTTATCTGCAATCAACAAAAGCGGAGACAATGATGCTACTGATTTTTTCTATGACATTACCCTTCCAGAGAATCTTGAAGTCTCATTAAGACATAGAACCGATAAAAAAACAGGGCATTTTGTAATCACCAATCAAGATTTTCAAACAGACGAAGAACGAATCTATTTTCTCGTTCATCCAAAAGGAATGGAGCCCAATACGTATTTCACTAATTGGTTCATAAGGAAAACAGAAAATCACGAAGGAGTTGATCCTAGCTTGCTTCCTGAAAAATTAAGGATACTTGGAGCAAAAGGAAAATCCAAAGAATTGGCACAAGCTTGTTTCGAATATGTTCAAACGACCATTCAGTATTTGGATATTGAAAACGGATTGAACGCATTTATTCCAAGACAAGCCAATCAAACTATCAAAAACAAATACGGCGATTGTAAGGACATGGCAATGCTTTTGAATCAGTTGCTTCATCATTTTGGTTTTGAATCCTACTTGAGTATTTCAAAAACATCCATCAAAAAAGACACCTACGATTTTCCATCAATCGCCATGGCAAATCACATGATTGTTTCCTTAATACTCGATAATCAAATCTATTTCCTCGATTGTACTGAACAAGAATGTTTGTTCGGAGACCCGAGCACTCAAATCATTGGTACAGAAGCATTCTTAATCGACAAAAAACAAGATCCTTATCAAAAAGTACCTGAAACCTTGCTTTTTCAACCCAAATTATCCTTGGATTACCAGTTTTTTATGAATGAAAACAATCAACCTGCTTATCGTTTGAAAATAACTTTTGAAGAAAAATTTGCCTTGCTTTTCCGACACATGAATCAATACAATTCAACGGATGAGAAAACGAAAAAGATTATTGAGTACTTGATTCCCTGCGCTCATAAAATTGATAGTGCTTTTACATCCAATCATGAAGCATCCATTTACATTTCCTGCAATCTTCCAGCATCTTATTACAATGTGGTGAATAACCAACAGTACATCGACTTAAAATTCATGCCTGAAATTAGCAAGCTAATGACAATTGCATACAACAATGACAGCGCTCTTTTTGCAGCAGATTTTAGTTTCTCATTTGACCACTTGAAGTTCAAATCGGGCTTTGAAACCACTAAAAACATTGATTTTCAAATAAATAATACTCAAAGCAAATTCGACTTGCATTTGACGAAAGAAAACTCTGGAAGTAAAGGAATTCTTGTAAACTACTGGAAAACATATATTTTAAAACCAGCAACTTATCTACCATGAAACGAATAACCATTTTAACCCTCCTATTTTTAACAGCTTTTATCTTTAGTTCCTTTGCAGGAGACAAATACATTTGGCCTGAATTCACTCCAACAGAAATTCCAGATTCCGTCAAAAAAGAAGATGCGATTTATCTTGAAAATAGAATCACGGTTGATTTCATGCTCGATTATGAAACCTCAATCGTTTATTTCAAACGCATTAAAATCCTTTCCAAAAAAGGAGTCGAAAACTTCATCAATCACGATTTATTCCAATTTAAAAGCGGATACATCAGTTTGAAAAAAGCCAGAATTATCAAACCCGACAATTCGTTTAAAGAACTTGGGGGTGAAAATATTATTGAAACCTTTATCGACAACAAGAATAAATATAACTCAAGCTATTTAAAACGCATTCAATTCATCTTTGCGAATTTGGAGGTTGGAGATATCATTGATGTGGTTTATCAAATTGACTATAAATCCTACACACTCTCAAATTGTATCTATCTGGAAGATGATTTAATTTCTCTGAACTCGCGTTTGTCGTTGAGAAATTTCAGCAAGTTTGAATTAACCGTTTACCCTTCGAAAAACCTCACTGATTTCGTGACCCAAAACTCAGGAAGTTCACCAATTTTCTATTGGAATATCAAAGGAGTTGGAAAAAGATCCATCAATGAATTTGCGGCGCATCGTCAAAATGATTCAAAAGTTTCATATACACTTTGGTATCCTCAAACTGATTTATCTTACGAATTGATCTACTCGAATGACTATGACAGTTATCACGTTAACACGGGATTCAAAAACTTTACTGAAATTCTAAAGCGAGATGGAGTATATCAATCGGATTTGAGTCCCTTTGAGAACATCAATGTCATTATTCGTTATTTTGAAAAGGATTTCACATGGAATACAGACGAAAAAATGCCTGCGAGTATTAAAACGTCTGATTGTTATAACAAAGAAATAATCGATGACGTCATTTTCTATCGTCTGATGCAGCAATATTTGGATGAAAATGAGTTAAAATATCACATTGGATTTACACGAGATATAAATGATGGTGTTTTTGAACATGGATTTGTCGCCTTGTATCAGCTGGACTATCGCTATCTGATTATCGAAAAGGGAGAAGGCGATGAACATTTCCTGTTCTCCCCAACTAGTAAAAGCAGATTCTATTATTTGGATGAAATTCCAGCAGCATGCGAAGGAAATCAATCAATCCTATTCACTGGAAATCGAGATAAGGTTTCTACCAGTTCTGTTTTATTGCCGCAAAGTGACTTTAACAGTAACAAACATACAGCAACCATTGTTTTGAAAACAGGACATCTTTCGGATACAAGCATCAGGATAAACAGAAGAGATTCATTTACTGGTCAACATTCTGTGTTATTCCGAAATCCTTCTACAGCAAGATTTTTTAAAAACATGAAGGTCTCCGACACCATTTTAGCACCTCACGAATTGAAGTATGTATATCCTTATCCCATTAATTTTAAGCAGGAAGACACAATCTACACCTGTTTCTCGAATTTTGATGAGAATCTATATGCATTTAATGCTGAAAAATTAATTCCAAGCTTCATCTTCTTTGCCGATGAGACCAAAGAACCAGTTGCAGATTATAGCATCATTCCTTTTGGGAAACAACAAAAATATTCCATCTACATTGAATCACCAAACGCACTAAAAATTGCAGATAAAGTAACCTCTTTGGTGAAATCCAATTCAGCAGGTTCCGTGAAGACAGAAATTATTCAAACAGATCCAAACAAGATAAAAATAAACTACGAAATCAAATTGGAAAAACGAATTCTTTCGAATGTTACCGAAAGCAATGAATACTTGGAATTAGTTCAAGAATGGGCAAACATCGTTACCAAAAAGTGGATTATTCAAGAAGGATAAAAACAAAAGATCTTAAGACGTTATTTACTCCTAGTAATCCAATGCATCGTACTAATATCCTAAATTCTTATTACCAATAAACAATCCCTTAGCTAAAACATTTTATTAAATTTAAGCTTTCAAAAATCAAAATTATGAGTGAAATAATTGACAATTACAGCTTCGATACCGCTGCAAAACAAGCCGCTGCAAGACAATTCTTTGGAAAAGTATATGGGTTCATGTTCTTTGCATTGATTGTTTCAGGAGCAATTGCATACCAATACGGAACAACTGAATTCTTCTTGAAATACTTCATCACCCCAACTCCACAAGGAGGAAAACTTTCAATCTTGTATTATGTCGTGATTTTTTCACCTATTGGGATTGCTTTGTTATTCCAAACAATGATTAATCGACTCTCATTCCCGCTATTATTTGGACTTTTCTCCATTTACAGCATCTTAATTGGATTTGCAATTTCTAGTATTTTCCTTCGTTATTCTATGGGTTCAATCGTAACTACTTTTGGCGTCACAGCTGGAACCTTTGGGGTAATGGCAATCATGGGATATGTCACCAAAGCAGATTTAACCAAAATGGGATCCATTTTATACATGGCATTCATTGGAATCTTCATTGCTTCAATCGTTAATTTTTTCTTAGATAGTAGCGGTTTAGGTTACTTAATTTCAATCTTAGGAGTAATCGTATTTACTGGATTAACTGCTTACCACATGCAGCAATTGAAAAAATTTGCGCATGATTCTGAAATGTCAGCAGACGACAAAAACAAAATGGCGCTTTTGGGTGGGTTCACCTTATATGTTTTATTCATCAATTTGTTCCTTTCATTGCTTCGTTTATTTGGAGGAAGAGACTAATATTTCACATAACATTCTTTAACTTAAAACGTGCTAAAATTGAAGTTTAGCGCGTTTTTTTGTGCGTAACTTTAAGGTAAAATTTACAAACAATGATTTCTTTTGGCCCGGCAATGCTCATCGGTTTAGTCTTTATGGGAATTGGACTATTGGTGAGCTGGCGATTAAAAAACAAATTTCAGGAATTCAGTAAAATTCCCTCTCAAAGTCGATTAAGTGGACGTGAAATTGCAGAACGCATGCTTCGCGATCACGGCATTTTTGATGTCCGTGTAACGTGTATTCCTGGACAATTAACCGATCACTACAATCCAGCAGACAAAACGGTAAATCTTTCGGAAGAAGTGTACCATGGAACAAATGCAGCTTCCTCTGCAATTGCAGCACACGAATGCGGACATGCAGTCCAACATTCCAAATCTTATGCACCTCTTCGATGGCGCTCAAAATTAGTTCCGCTTCAACATGCTTCTGGTTTATTCTTGAATATTCTCATGATGGCAACCTTTATTGGTGGAGCCGTATTGTTTGAATCGTTTCCGATCAAATGGGTGCTTTGGGCAATCGTTATCGCCTATGGTTCCATTGCACTTTTCAGTATTGTCACTTTACCGGTGGAGTTTGACGCATCCAAACGTGCTTTGCTGTGGATTGAAAAATCTGGAACGGCTACAAAAGTGGAATATGAACGATCGAAAAAAGCATTAAATCTGGCAGCCACAACATACGTGGTAGCAGCATTGGGGGCAATTGTAACGATGATTTACTACATTTTGCGCTTAATTGGAATAAACGATGATTAATTTCTTTTCATTTTTCAAACAAAACCTTACATTTGAGAAAAATTTCAAGTTATGTCAGAGCATCATTCAGAACATCACACAGATCATCACGAAAAGAATGACACTTTCTTTGAAAGTTCTACAGTAGGAATTGGATTCGTGTACACGATCATCCTTTTAGCGATTATCGGGTCGATTTACGCATTCGCATAGTATAAGGAGGAAAGTAAATCCTCCTTTTTTGTTTCACTGAATTCGTCCTATGCCATTCAATTCAATTTTTGCTTGGGTCATCAAAAAGCGCTTGCATCAGATTGAGCTTTTCCGGAAATACCCAGAAAATGTTCAACATGAGCTTTTCGAAAAATTGATTGAGAATGGAAGTCAAAGTGAATTTGGCAGAAAATACAACTTCTCACAAATTACTTCTTACGAAGACTTTTCCAAATCAGTCCCATTAAACAATTACGACACTCTCAAACCGTGGGTTGAGCGCTTGATGCAGGGCGAACAAAACATGCTGTGGTCGCACGACACAAAATGGTTTGCAAAAAGCTCTGGAACGACTTCAGATCGAAGTAAATTTATTCCAGTTACCAAAGAATCGTTAGAGGATTGTCATTATAAAGGCGGAAAAGATCTCCTTGCTCTTTATTACGAAAACTTTCCAAATCGGAAATTATACAAAGGGAAACACCTCATTATTGGAGGAAGTGCTCAAATATTGCCCGTCTCGCACGATATGTATCAAGGCGATTTATCAGCGATTATTGTCAAAAACTTGCCTTGGTGGGCCGAAATGAGACGAACTCCTTCCAAGGAAATTGCGCTGATGACGGAATGGGAGGAAAAAATTGAAAAAATGGCCCGTTCAACCATCGAGGAAGATGTGTACATCATTGCTGGCGTTCCAAGTTGGACATTGGTATTGGCTCGAAAAATTTTAGAAATAACAGGAAAGAAAAACCTGCGCGAGGTTTGGCCCAACCTGGAGCTATTTATGCACGGAGGAGTAAGCTTTGAACCTTACAGAGAAGCTTTCAGAGAATTGATTCCATTTGATGACATGCACTATGTGGAAACATACAATGCTTCAGAAGGGTTTTTCGGAATTCAAGATGTGGACGGATCCAATGAATTGCTCTTGATGTTGGATTATGGAATTTTCTACGAATTCATTCCTATGGATCGTTTTGAAGATACCGATTCAAAAACCGTTCTTAAACTTGATCAAGTTGAACTAGATACCGAATATGCACTTGTCATTTCCACCAATGCTGGACTTTGGAGATACATCATGGGAGATACCATTCGATTTACTTCTAAAACACCTTATCGGTTTAGATTGACAGGGAGAACAAAACACTTCATCAATGCTTTTGGAGAAGAGGTAATTGTAAACAATACAGATTTTGCCATCAAAGAAGCATGTTCAAAAACCAATGCAATTATCCGCGAATACACAGTTGCTCCAATATACATGGATGGGAAAACCCAGGGAAAACACGAATGGTTGATTGAATTTGATCGCGAACCAAATGACTTGAATCGCTTCATGTACTTATTGGATGAGTCATTGAGAGCAATCAATTCCGACTATGACGCCAAGAGAACAAAAAATCTGGCACTTGGAAAACCCGTCTTACATGTTTTATCTTCAGGTAGTTTTGAAGCTTGGTTGCAAAAAAAAGGTAAATTAGGAGGACAACACAAAGTTCCTCGCTTAATGAATTCCCGAGAAATAGTGGAACAAATCTTGCAAGAGACCTCATACAAAACAGTCCAATATGTTTAAGATCGGAGCGTTGCTTTTATTCTTTTCTCTTTCAAGCGCGATCTATTCTCAGCAGAAATGGAAGGAGTTATGGAGTCTCGACATTGATTCAACCGCAATTTGGGATATTGACCCCATGCACCAAAGCATTATTTACCAAAATCAAAATGTTCAAAAGCGTGATGCGAAAGGTCAACTAATGCTCCAAGAAAGCATTAAATCGCTTGGAAATATTCAAAAAATAGACGCTCAAAACCCACTTAAAATCGCCTTGTTTTCAGAAGATCAACAGAGCATTTGTTTTTTGGACAATGCCCTTGCTCTGCAAACAACCTGTCTTTATTTGAGTGATTTGAACATCAGTTTGGCAGCTAGTATGAGTGCATCTATTCAAACAGATCGCATTTGGGTTTACGACGAACCGAACTCCAAAATTGATTTGATTACGTTGAGAAACGGTCAAAACCAGCAAGTTCAAAACGTAAAAGGTCTCTTAAACTTACATTCGATTGTGAACATGCAGGAAATTGATAATCGCTTGTATTTGTTTGATGAACAAAATCAAGTTGCGTGGTTTGACCAATTTGGAAACTTCATCGATGTTGCAACGCTCACCCCCAACAAACCTATCTACCCCATTCAAGATTATTTTCTAATTGCAGAAGGGAAAAACATTCAAACCGTGGATCTCAATTCCGAATTCGTTGCGTTTTTCTTTGAAGGAGATGCCATTCTTGATTCATCCGTTCGAAAGATGGAAGTTTCTGGAGATCGCTTGTATGTGCAGACACAAAAAAGACTGTATTGTTTTAGAGTGATTCAATAGTTCAATTCCCGATAGCTATCGGGATCAATAGTTCAATAGTTCAATAGTTCAATTCCCGATAGCTATCGGGATCAATAGTTCAAATACAATTCAAATTAAACTTATTGAACACTTTGAACTTTTTGAACTTTTTGAACTTTTTGTAACCCTTTCAATAGCTGATTTCAGTCATTCACCAAGTCAATAAGGGTAAACACACAGCGGGAATATTTTTTTGAACAAAGAGCCATTTATGTAGGTAGATTTTGTAATTTAGTCTCCCCGAAAAACTCATAAATTATGCATATTGCAGTAGCAGGAAATATTGGATCTGGAAAGACAACGCTTACAAAAATGTTGGCAAAACATTATAATTGGGAGACTCATTATGAGGACGTTGAACACAATCCATATCTAAATGACTTCTACGAAGACATGCAACGTTGGTCTTTTAATCTACAGATTTACTATTTGAACTCTCGTTTCACTCAGATTCAAGAAATAAAGAATAGTACTACTCATGTAATTCAAGACAGAACGATTTATGAAGATGCATTCATTTTCGCGCCAAACTTACATTCCATGGGTTTGATGACAACGCGCGATTTTGAGAATTACTTCTCCTTGTTCAACTTAATGGACTCATTCGTCTCGGCGCCAGATTTATTGATTTATTTAAGAGCATCTGTTCCTACTTTGGTGAATCAAATTCAACAACGCGGAAGAGAATACGAAGAAAGTATCCGTTTGGACTATTTAAAGCGCTTAAATGAGCGTTATGAAGCTTGGATTTCTACTTACGACAATGGTAAATTGTTAATCATCGACGTAGACAATAACTCATTCCCAGATAATCAAGAAGATTTAGGAAAGATTATTCAATCGATTGATGCAGAAATTAACGGTTTATTCTAAGAATAAATCTTCCGTTCCTTCAGCTTCCGAAAAATCTAGTTATTTAGAAATCACAATTAGATCAAAATATAATAATCTAGTTGCTAATTCTGCTGTTTCAAAGAGACCTGTTACTTCTTTTTCTTGTTGCTCAGAACTAAACATTTCAGTGAAACCATTTCTTTTATAATATTTTAATGGAGCAATCTCATTATATGAATCTACAACAACAAATCTACATCCAGTTTTGTTAGAGCCATCAACAAACCAAGATTTGATAAAGTCCATTAATTGATCACCAATAGATTTATCTTCAGAAGGAATTTTCCTGAATTCTTTATTAACACCTAAGCGTCCTATCATAACTGCAGGATAGCTTTTCATTTGTTTTTGTCTTGGAATACTTGTGATTACCTTTTTCTTTCTAGCATTTGGAAGTATAAATGTTTTAATGCTATCATTAGCAACTGTGAAAGCTGCTACTACAACACTCTCATCTTCGTCTAGTGTAAAACAATAACTTTTTCCTAATAATTCAGAAGTATAATTTAGAACATCATTTGTAAAGAAATCATTTAAATCAGCATTGCCACAATCGAATGCTTGACAATTATCTAGAACCTCTTTATTATAAACTCGAAGCGTACATTTATCTTCTAAAAATGCCAATTATCAAAACTTAAAATTGTGCTTTAGCAAGAATTTTGCTAGAGGCCGCGATTTCCTTGGTGAATTTAATTGTTGCTTTTTTTGCAACAGAGGCTTTAGCATTTCTGTTAAAAGAAACAGCAGCTTTATCCTTAAGGATTGGAACGCTTTTAATTGCAATAGCCATTATCTTTTTTATTGAATATAAAACAAATTTATGAGATTTTAATTATCTGTCCTAATATTTCGATTTCCGGTATTCATAATTACTGTTAATCAAGAAGATTTAGGAAAGATTATTCAATCGATTGATGTAGAAATTAACGGTTTATTCTAAGAATAAATCTTCCGTTCCTTCAGCTTCCGAAAAATCTTTTAAAAGCAGCGCTAAATCTGTCAGAATTGCATCTTTTTGCTGGTCTTCTCCTTGGTTTTGTCCAAAATATTCTGTGAGCAATAATTGAGACTCTAAGATTGCCGATTCTGGTGCCATCATTTCAAAATTCTCAATCACAGTGATTGCTTCCAGTGCATCCAAAAAATCTCCTTCAATTCCAAACAACACGAAATCTGCCAAATAATCGGAAAAATCTAGTTTCGAATTCCAAAAAGTAGCCAGTAATTTTCGTTGTAAATTGCTATTCGTTGGATTCTTAAATGCTTCCATCAAAGGTTCAATAGCAGAAGTATCTTTCAAACTTTGAAATAAATCAAAAACTAACGCTTCATTTTCTTTCGAAAGTCCATTTCTCCAAGTTTCAATAATTGGATCAATTACGGATGCATGACCATGAACTGAAAAGGCTTTTAGAGCACCTGCAATCTTCACTTCCTCCTTGCTTTGCAAATCAGTAATTAACTTTCCAACCTTTAATTTATCTTGCTTATTCAAATTACTATTCGCCACCTGATTATTTTTTCACAAAAGTACAAAATACCACTATCTTTGGGTCATTATGAATTGGAAGAAATCCATTATTTTTTCGGGAGTTTTGATTTTAGCGAATTCTTGTATGGTTGAAGAGGCAAAACCCATCAGCCATGAGAAACTAATTGTTTACACGGATAATTATTGTCCCAAAGACAGTATTATTATTCAAGAATTTGAACAATTGAAACATATTTCTGTTCAAGTTATCTTTCAATCGAAGAATGAAATTGCACAACGAATTAAAAAGGACAAATTCAATACTGGAATTGATGTCTTACTACTTTCATCAGATAGTTTGAGAGAAGATTTATACAACAAAAGCTTATTTACTGCAATACAAGACCGTTCGATTTTCAAGAATATCAATCGTCAATTTCACAACAATCATGGCTATTGGATTCCTTTTAGTCACAATCCACTAATAATGGTCACTCCAAGGGACTCCGCATCCAAATGTGAGCCAATGAACTGGAGCAAATTTAAAAACGATAGTATTAAACCCAAATTATCTATTACGTCCAACCTAAGTTCTTATTTATTGAAATTAAATAAAACTGAAAAATTTGCGCTTGTAGAAAGTTCTAAATTCCCAACCAATAAGAATTACAGTATTTATCCACTTGATGAGTTCGTAGAAATTTCTGATAAAGACATGCGCTTTTCGCAAAAAAAATGCTTTTATTACTTAGTCGAAAAACAGCGTTATCTCACAAATTTCACCAGTATTAGTTTGTACAAATACAGCCGAAATAAGATCTTATCTGAGCAATTCATCCGTTTTTTCTGTCGCTATCAATACCAAGCGGCATCGAATAGAAACCAACTTTCAACTTATAATACCATTCAATCCAATTACTTAATTCGGGAGCTTGAAATTCAGTAAAATCATTTAAGTAGCTTAAAATTAATTTGTTAAAAATTAAATAATAAAGTAAATTTACCTTACTTTTAGTCAAACTTCTTACACTACTACTATGAGTTCAACCGTGCTTACCAATACGGATCGAATACTGCTAAACCCAGATAATCGCAAACAAACGTTTGGATTACTGATTGTTTTCTATGTGTTAATCAGCGTCTTATTCGTCGCTTTATCGATTCAATTAACCAATCACATTTATTTCCCCCTAGGAACAGCATTTGGTTTAGCAATCATTTTTACCATTTGGGTGAAAATAATACGAGTTACTTTAGCAACGGGATACATCAAAAGCGATGTTGTTATCCTAAAGCTATTATCCGAAAAAGCATTTGTATTGGAATTTATCTGTATCAAAAAAGCCCGATCACTATCTGTTCTTGGCTTATCCGTTACATTTCTTAAATTCAAATTTGATGGGGTTGAGTACCATACCATTTTGTGCGGAAAACCGATGCAGGGTGGAACTATTGAAACTGTTCTTAAAGCTCACAAAAGAGCCCATAAAGAACAATTAAAGAAAAACAAGCCATAAGCCGGGTTCTGTACATTCCAAAGAATAAACTTCAGAACTGACTGTCATTTATCTAGCACTGACGTCACCATCAGCATCTATCGATCTACCCTCCAAGCATCCCGACA from Fluviicola taffensis DSM 16823 carries:
- a CDS encoding GNAT family N-acetyltransferase, whose product is MAFLEDKCTLRVYNKEVLDNCQAFDCGNADLNDFFTNDVLNYTSELLGKSYCFTLDEDESVVVAAFTVANDSIKTFILPNARKKKVITSIPRQKQMKSYPAVMIGRLGVNKEFRKIPSEDKSIGDQLMDFIKSWFVDGSNKTGCRFVVVDSYNEIAPLKYYKRNGFTEMFSSEQQEKEVTGLFETAELATRLLYFDLIVISK